TAACTTCTAAGAAGTTCATAAACAGCTACGATTGGTCTCAGAAATACAACTAAGATCAACAGAAAGTTGAATCAACTAGGAATTTTAGAGAATTCAAAAGAAGATATGAATCTTCAAACGAGCTGCCAAGGAGAATGAAAGCACACTAACTGTAAACTATAGTGGAGCATGACCAGAGATCCCGATGTTTAACAAGCACCCTGTAGTATTTCCTTATGGCTGCAGTCCACAGGAGACTACAAGGTTCGACGTTATAACATTATCACAGATCATAGTACGGTTACAATAGCTTTCAACAACCTGTGTTGGTATTTAGAGTCAAAAGAAGAACATGTGTCAGGGTAGAAGTAATCAAggtgtgacacatgcatgaattgAGAAGTCAAGGAGATATCTCAAGTCTTCATATTTATGTTGGTGATCTATCAATATGCATCCAAAAGTACCCCCAAGGATAGGAACTTTGTGGAGCAAGGATTGTCAAAAGGATATTTAATTTGATGAGACCTGGCACATGACAAGATGTATCGAATAGAACAACTATAAGGAGAATAGTTGTCCTAGATTAAAAAGGGAATCTATAACATCCTCGTATCATTATTTTGAAGTGAATGATGTGATGTATGCTCGCCCTATACGTCTTCACAACATTAGCCAGGAGGTAACTACTTATATAGGGCATACTTTATACATTATCTTTATTGCTTCAGATGGAAGGCTGCAAGACTGTTGACAAAGCATTGTTGGAGTAGATTGATCCTTCACTTGGCTTGCCGAAGACTTGAAGCCTCTTTCAATGTCTTCTATTTGAGTCAGTAGAAAGTCTTCATAGAACTTGGACAACAAGCATAAGAAAAGTGAAGGAGCATTTGTAAGTTGTTATCCTCAAAACTTTTAATTTGGAAATTCCTTTTGAAGTTTTTCCAAGTAATGTTGCAGAAGATCCATGTatgagctctgataccactctgaggcagaaccaccctaattatatggcccacatgcacctatCATTGTCCTTAAGACCTCTGATTACTGCACATAAGATTGCAAATGGGGCGGCGGCAGTCAGCCCGCGCAGCGTCTGCGAGAGCTACAACCGAGTTAGCGGGCATATGAGGCAGCCCGCGCAGCATCGCTAGCTTTTGTGGGTTTTGCGACAGCCCGCAGAGCGCCACATAGCTTCTGTGGCCAGACAGTTACTATCAACGCCACGGAATGATGGGACACAGGATGAGCGACTGAGAAGAGAGACACGACAGCAGCGGCTAGTATCTGCGCCGGCACTCGTCCGCCCACCTCCGCAGTAGCTCCCGTCGCTGGCACCTGTTGTGCCAACCTCGTCGGTGTTTCCTTCAGCGCCACCGTCGGTGCCCCTACCCGTGCTGAGTCACATCAGATTTGCTGCCACCGCCACCTGCGTTGCTTAGGCTAAAATAATGTAAGTGCCGTAGTTGTCGCAGCAGCAGGGGCTAAGGTCGTCGCTGCCGAAGATCCAGCTCACATCTCAAAGGCAGGTTGCAAGCTTGCTGTGCCGCTGGGTAATGCGGGTTGGCCACATAGCACCGCTAAAATGATGTGGGCCATGATGTGGGTTCTGGTGAATTTGTGGCGCGGGCTGTCCCAGCGGGCTTGCGGCTCAACCCGCTGCCACTTGCATCCTTAActgcacatgagagtcatataattcggatagtctgtcgggtgccctcagaggaccccgaatcatccacattttacaactcatacaggatcaacatggagttaccaaaacattacaacatttgtcataaaaataacttacatcagagtgcggaggatttataactcaatttacaacatatggtgaaatataaacaactaaatttccaaaaggtgtgtagagtagcggaagcatcttaggtaggtagaagaggtggacaaatcatgtcgcgcccaccgacatgacctccattagcagcaTAAGTTAGCACcagcaacaggggttatagaaccctgagtacgggagtactcaacaagactgacccgacagaaaaagaggagaacttaagAATGCAGGCTTTAGGATAGACAAgaagtggctgagcaaggaaccAAAttgttttgcataaaagcttacttaTAGTGGATCCTTATTTTCAAAGTTTTAGCCTCAAACCAGTTACCTCAAGAGGCGAACGAGTTTGAGgatagtctatctagttgcttttcaTGGACAAGTCCATGAATCACTAATCCCTATCAAGTGTGTTATTCTTCAGACGACCATAGTTTCATGtcactatgagtccgggaattgggatctgaACTCCATGAGACATTTCGCCTTTCCCCATTTCATAACTTAGTTGCATCATTAAGTACGATGAGGGTCAAAGGGATTGAGTCTTCCAATCAGGGAGTAACGACGATtcaaatcgcttagcaatccagctaaccacccgacatatgtagaaccgaatcttgcatatgtcgacCCAAATATGGCTTTCCCAAGATCTGACCATGTtcacggcacccgagagcatagtactccaccgtccagcccatttgctaggagggtacatgctactctcgccatcgctccgcACCCAGTGCATGAGTAGCTGCTCTTATCGAGGAATCACAAGACCAAGCTTACCGAGGGCACGTGACTAGAACTATAAAGTCTCAAGGccaccaacggaccggtccttaatcgacacagttggagacactaccttAGGACTCCATtcctaaagcaagtccaccgacctgTCTCAAGATGAAACATCATTAACTATCAAagttatcccacaacaacccttcaaactttcaagTTTTGAAAACCTATCAATTAAGCAaaactaagcatcactacgtagttttaaaataaaataggtaccaaggacaagataaaaaATATCAAGGTGGTAAATGCAACAATTGGTTAAACCCAATTCCTGACTACGTAATGCAACATTTTTAATTCATAAGTGACAAAacgtttaaaacattcaaggaaggGTTAAATGCATCcgaggcttgccttggttgcagagctgagtggttcctcggagacttcccaagtctcggttcCAAATTCCTCGGACGGAACACCAACTTTGGGGTTTGGCTCAATGGTCATACCTTCGgacacgtgcactatacgcaagaatgatgtatgctcatgatatgcttatgacgaCATACAAGAAGGATTTAGTTGAGTACAACATTCCTTCTCGGTACAAAAGCAAGTTAAAACACTAAATAAAGGTTATTTACTACTTTAGTGTTTTTACCTAAGAGGTTGCAATAGTAATCTAAGACTTTTCTTAATCTataattattcttaattaattaattattaatcccACTTATTTTAATTAATccttaattaagcattaatgacagtatttaagcatcaataccaaacaataattaaatgccaaaggtcgttAATGTTAATGACCCCTAgttatcacacaatcccaaaatcactcaaaccctaatctaGAATTTAAGCTAATTATCATCTAATTATTTTAAGATTATTACTTGctactaattaagggtatattaatatttatctcaaattttatccaaatgccaccaaacttTTTGTGAAGCCAGGAAGTAATACTCAGAGACAccacacaaattttggtgatttttggacatataaatGAATTCCTAAAAATCATGGAATTTCTATTTACTAAATAAAGGACACAACTTTTATACATGCTCAAAGTATCAGAAAATCAAATCTAACATTTTTCATATATTCTACTCTCACCACAGAGCATATATCAAaattttcaccatttttggacctGCACAACTTTTTCTATATAAATTCAAACATAAATTAAATTTGCacataaaagaaaaaggaaaaaggcatTGTGCTGTAGGCGGCCCAGCAACTTAGCCCGTAGGCCACCACACGCGCGCGTGCCACCTCTCCCTTTCTCTCTCCCCTAGACACTGATGGGGAGGTCTCACCTGTCAGTTTCCTCTTCCACCTCCTGCCACCGGTCCGACCGAGCCTAGGCACGCCGTCGGCGAGCCTCCAGCCCCCGTGGCGGGGCATGCTAGCATCTCCATCTCCTCGCGCATCCCTTGAAACACTCAGGCAGCGTTCTACTCTCCTCTATCCTCTTTCGGTCGTGTCCATGGCGGGCAGCAACCACTACAAAAAAAATGCATGATTTTTTGACATATTCAGTATGACAATAGACCGCGATGTCATTATATCATCCAGATTATAACATTCTATAATAGGCATTTTGACCTAGTGACATAAAACAGCTGGATGTCATAACAAATGTCATAGAACTATTTTAATTTCATACCATGTCATCCACTATGCCAAAACAACACAAAGGAGACACCTCAATAGTGACTCAGAACTAAAACGCGTCACTAATAAGTATTTTAGTGACGCAGCTAACAATATACCACAACCAACAATTAGCATCGGACAATGGTTGCTAAAACGTAATATTAACATCCAACTATTGGAAGGTATAAAGTTGTAATTGATCATCGGTCGCTATTTTTATTTGAAGCAACTGTGGATAGGTCAGTACATATATTTAGTCGCTAAAAACATATattacgccttgtttagtttccaatattttggatttttgggtactatagcactttcgtttttatttgataaatattatccaatcatggattaactaagctcaaaagattcatcaaacgatttacagacaaaatgtgtaattagtttttattttcatctatatttaatactccatgcatatactGCAAAAttcatgtgatgggaaatcttgaaattctttggaaactaaacaaggccttagagtcAGTCAACCAGTCGTTATAGCCCAATTTCATTTTAGTGCGGTGGGCCCAGCCCACTCAGCCGCAAAGCAATTTTCGTGGCCCACCCATCATACATACAATACCCAAAACTCTATCCCTTCATCCCCTTCGCCCACACACCAGCAGCCGCACAACTTGCTCCACCGTTGGGGGCGCTCCCTTTGTGCCGCCGCCACCTTCCTCCACTGCTCGGGCCAAATCGAGAGCTCTCGGCTGGGGGCCACGCGAGCTCCGGCAGGATCCGTCGCCGGCGGCATCCTTGCTAGTCGCGCttctcctcgggtcccacctctgcCGCGAACACTGCCCCTGCTGCGCCTGCCGTACCCGCCCAGTCTCGTCCGTCGCCATTGCTGTTGATGCTGCGGCGGTGGATCTCGCACAGTCGCACATGGGGTAAGGAGGTAGTTAGAGCCGGATCTCGCACACAGGCGGAGGACACACAGACGGATCTGGCTTCCTCTTGGTTATCTCGTGTCCTCCTCGGTCTGTAGTTATGTCAGCACTTATTTATGAATGCATGTTTCCTATATGGTCGGATAGAGTAGTTGTTGATATTGAGATGATTTAATAATTCCTGCGTCCATTGATTTTGTTTGTTTGATTCAGCTGAAATATTTTTTTCATGAAATCCTTTGTTGGAACAAATCTTTGCTTGAGATTTTAAGAATTGTTTTACTGTTTTGACGAATCAGTTTTTCATGACACCGAATCCTGTTGTTCTAGTATATACAGCAGACATAATACATCATACATGTATGTTTCTTCACACTTGACACTTTATTCTGCCTGCTGTTAATTTCAGCGGTGAATGCTGTCAGGTCATGTGCTTACTTTTCAGAACACTGCATAAGAGTACTTGATGACCATACCGGTTGGAGAATGAGATCcatcaaaagaaaaaataattgTTGCGTAATGAATTGATAGAGGGTTTGATACATAATAGATATAGGAGAATTTGTGAGCCTACGACGTTATGCTCTCCGTGACttttaatttcataagctttatttttttagattaaATATCATTTTAATGTCAGTATTTAATTTTATAGTATTGTTGTTTTATCATGAAAACCATAAATTTTTAGTATAAAAGTTTAGTGGTCCCGTAGCAACATAATATGAGCAAAAGCAATATAATTTGAGCAACATAATTTGAGTTATCTATCCTACCTTCTCTTTGCTTGCAGTTTCAACAGTTCAGAAGAGCAACATGGGGGTCCTTTGTTTATCGATTCCAGCAGTAGTTTTAGCTTCAGTTCTTGTGCAAAAGCAAGTGGGCAGCACATAAGCTGCTTAGCTCTTATCTCAGGTGAGCAAGTGACAGTAGCTAAACATGAAACATAGAGagcaaattttatttttatttggtacTTAAAGATGGCTTTGTTATCGCACATGTCACGATAGGTCAGGACTTAGATACATTTTCTTACAAATTAAATGCTCTACAGACCACATGGATCCTTACTACTGGTCTCTGAGTATATAAGTGGTGCTTCATGTGCAGTGTGGACTTGAATCAGTGTGTCTATGAATATATAAGTTGTATGCTCGGTAAAGTTTGTTTTTTTACATATATGCACACATTAGACCCACATAATTGGGTGAGTGTCACTTTTTTATTTGGTATTGTACTCTAGTTAAGTCAGAGAATGGTAACTATCATATTATAGTGTTCGACACAACCCATCTAATCAGCTAGTGATTGCTTCCTTATATGCTAAATATTGCTCCTCTTACTGAACCAAAACTTCTAAATTATCATTAATAGTTGGGTTGTCCTAGCAATAATACTACTGAAGGTGCTATTTTCATATTCATTGATAGTAGGTTTACATACTCGGAAGTTGCACCAGAGATCATCTATGCACCTCTAGACTTAACAACTACCTGCTGATTTGTAGAAATTGAGTAGAATGACA
This window of the Sorghum bicolor cultivar BTx623 chromosome 7, Sorghum_bicolor_NCBIv3, whole genome shotgun sequence genome carries:
- the LOC110437232 gene encoding uncharacterized protein LOC110437232, which codes for MWSRKGVDEDARSSATSRRPRAAKQLHGRVHGDVRSSGACHGGSAFPPFRHLRWAQPTQPQSNFRGPPIIHTIPKTLSLHPLRPHTSSRTTCSTVGGAPFVPPPPSSTARAKSRALGWGPRELRQDPSPAASLLVALLLGSHLCREHCPCCACRTRPVSSVAIAVDAAAVDLAQSHMGFNSSEEQHGGPLFIDSSSSFSFSSCAKASGQHISCLALISA